The following coding sequences lie in one Benincasa hispida cultivar B227 chromosome 6, ASM972705v1, whole genome shotgun sequence genomic window:
- the LOC120079255 gene encoding uncharacterized protein LOC120079255: MPFEEAIRRMKAYEERMARLQGNYKNSDGQLLLTHAEWKTRQKWNNDENYSVNKECGSGGSDRERWQGRGRSHGRGRGEERQNSAGGTSNTENGTRDKSHIKCFTCNKRGHYASECRGKGRDDEAHLTCVVDEEPTLMMAIKERLLPEMYRNDKNGENNDVWYLDNGASNHMTGHCEKFQKLDESVTGRVKFDDGSTIQIMGKGTVVFEWKNGDQKTL, translated from the exons ATGCCGTTTGAAGAGGCGATCAGACGAATGAAGGCGTACGAGGAACGGATGGCGCGGCTCCAAGGAAACTACAAAAACTCCGATGGACAACTTCTACTTACCCATGCCGAGTGGAAAACAAGACAGAAATGGAATAACGATGAAAACTATTCAGTGAACAAAGAGTGCGGATCTGGTGGTAGCGATCGCGAAAGATGGCAAGGACGAGGACGAAGTCATGGTCGTGGTCGTGGTGAAGAGCGTCAAAATAGTGCGGGAGGCACTAGCAACACCGAAAATGGCACTCGTGACAAAAGTCACATAAAGTGCTTCACTTGCAACAAGAGAGGACATTATGCATCGGAGTGCCGCGGAAAAGGTCGTGACGATGAAGCTCATCTAACTTGTGTCGTCGATGAAGAACCGACTTTGATGATGGCCAT CAAAGAGCGGTTGTTGCCGGAGATGTATCGCAACGACAAGAATGGAGAAAATAATGACGTTTGGTACCTTGATAATGGTGCTAGCAACCACATGACTGGCCATTGCGAGAAGTTCCAAAAATTGGATGAAAGCGTCACCGGGAGGGTGAAGTTCGACGATGGATCAACCATTCAGATCATGGGAAAAGGAACGGTCGTGTTCGAGTGGAAAAACGGTGATCAGAAGACTCTCTAG